GAAAGATCCGTAAATGTCACTGTAACAAGTGTATCACGATCATCTGTTGCATGAGATCTCCAAGTGAAGACTAATTTATGTGGCTCATCTATAGTTATAAATTCACCAATATGAGGTAAAACTTCTCCATTTAAACTCATATTGATAACAAACTTTCCGCCAGGGCGAGGATCCATAATAACTGATTCTATACCGATCAACTCACCTGATAAAAACCAACGTGAAAAATCTTCCGCATTAAGCCATGCTTGGAATAATCTTTTCGCTTCCGCATTAATTTTTCTTTCTATTTTTAATACTTCTTGGTTCATTATCTTTTTCCTCCAAAAATGTTTCTAACCTTGCAAGTTTATTTGTCCAAAACTCTTGGTGATAAATAATCCAATTCGTGGCCTCTGTTAAGCTTTGGTTTTGAAGTTCTAATTTATAACTTCTACCGTCTTCAGGTGCGCGTACCTTCTTAATAAGCTGAGCATCAGTTAAGACCTCGATATGTTTTGCAACTCCGGCAAATGACATTTCAAATGGTTCTGCTAACTCAGAAATGCTCAAGGAACCCTTCCTAAGACGAGCTAACATTTGCCTTCTAGAATGATCAGAAAGAGCAGCAAAAACTCGGTCCAAAACTTGTTCTTTTTTCTTAAATTCAACCATTTGGTTTAATAAATAATAGGATTTTTTTTAGTCAATTACTTAACCATTCGGTTGAATATTTTTTTTGTTCAAGAATTGCCCGCTAAATTTTACTAATATTCAAATTTACAGACCATATTGTATCCATAACTTAAGTCTTATCGGAGTGTGTATGAATTGGGTAATGTTACTTGCAGCTGGTTTATTTGAAGTTATGTTTGCTTTTTGCCTTGGAAAAGCTAAAGATTCAAACGGTCATGAAACTTATTTTTGGTATTCCGGTTTTTTAATTTCACTCATTATAAGCATGGCATTACTCATAAAAGTGACAGAGACTTTACCCATTGGAACTAGTTATGCGGTTTGGACTGGGATTGGAGCTGTAGGCACAGTGCTGATTGGAATCCTATTTTTCAAAGAACCAATTGAATTCTGGAGACTTTTTTT
The sequence above is a segment of the Leptospira sp. WS39.C2 genome. Coding sequences within it:
- a CDS encoding multidrug efflux SMR transporter, encoding MNWVMLLAAGLFEVMFAFCLGKAKDSNGHETYFWYSGFLISLIISMALLIKVTETLPIGTSYAVWTGIGAVGTVLIGILFFKEPIEFWRLFFLFTLVLSVVGLKYVSH
- a CDS encoding ArsR/SmtB family transcription factor; the encoded protein is MVEFKKKEQVLDRVFAALSDHSRRQMLARLRKGSLSISELAEPFEMSFAGVAKHIEVLTDAQLIKKVRAPEDGRSYKLELQNQSLTEATNWIIYHQEFWTNKLARLETFLEEKDNEPRSIKNRKKN
- a CDS encoding SRPBCC domain-containing protein; the protein is MNQEVLKIERKINAEAKRLFQAWLNAEDFSRWFLSGELIGIESVIMDPRPGGKFVINMSLNGEVLPHIGEFITIDEPHKLVFTWRSHATDDRDTLVTVTFTDLSNTTEENTKFSNKNKTTLVTLVHEMLTSDIQIKNHNFGWTNILEGLNQWFS